The following coding sequences are from one Desulfosporosinus orientis DSM 765 window:
- a CDS encoding NHLP leader peptide family RiPP precursor, giving the protein MSEENTPKLPSWQEFQNELVVRALKDESFRKELLADPKAVVEKEMGKLKEGSKLPEALEVKVIEQPANALYLVLPTMSDELSDEVLENVAGGELNILCCNSCGLFGCGPC; this is encoded by the coding sequence ATGAGTGAAGAAAACACCCCAAAACTGCCCAGCTGGCAAGAGTTCCAGAATGAACTAGTAGTCAGAGCCCTGAAGGACGAGAGCTTCCGTAAAGAACTGCTCGCCGATCCCAAAGCCGTGGTGGAAAAAGAAATGGGCAAACTGAAAGAGGGCTCCAAATTGCCTGAAGCCCTGGAAGTCAAGGTAATTGAGCAGCCCGCCAATGCGCTCTACCTTGTCTTGCCTACAATGTCAGATGAACTTTCAGATGAAGTATTGGAAAATGTGGCCGGAGGCGAATTGAATATACTGTGTTGTAATTCCTGTGGCCTGTTTGGATGTGGACCGTGTTAG
- a CDS encoding NHLP leader peptide family RiPP precursor, which yields MSEEKLPSWQEFQNELVVRALKDESFRKELLADPKAVVEKEMGKLKEGSKLPEALEVKVIEQPANALYLVLPTISDELSDEALENVAGGQGNEVYDFCCLYACERGCCWD from the coding sequence ATGAGTGAAGAAAAATTACCCAGCTGGCAAGAGTTCCAGAATGAACTGGTTGTCAGAGCCCTGAAGGATGAGAGCTTCCGTAAAGAACTGCTCGCCGATCCCAAAGCCGTGGTGGAAAAAGAAATGGGCAAACTGAAAGAGGGCTCCAAATTGCCTGAAGCCCTGGAAGTCAAGGTGATTGAGCAGCCCGCCAATGCGCTCTACCTTGTCTTGCCCACAATTTCAGATGAACTTTCCGATGAAGCATTGGAAAATGTGGCCGGAGGCCAAGGGAATGAAGTGTATGATTTCTGTTGTCTGTATGCATGCGAAAGAGGCTGTTGTTGGGATTGA
- a CDS encoding RNA polymerase sigma factor, producing MYDFNHESELERMYEDYFSKIYNYIFCRLLHKEQTEEIVGEIFLKVISHLNSYESGKASFNTWIFTIARNVLIDFYRKNRTVTSIDDEAFPEQALTVDFDEQCRLIENDDWRELYKALSSLNERQRDVIALKYYESFNNREIARITGINESTVSTLCVRAIKKMRALINVS from the coding sequence GTGTATGACTTCAACCACGAATCAGAGTTGGAACGGATGTATGAGGACTATTTTTCTAAAATATATAACTATATATTTTGCCGCCTGCTGCACAAGGAACAGACCGAGGAAATAGTCGGTGAAATATTTCTCAAAGTCATTTCGCATCTGAATAGTTATGAATCGGGCAAAGCATCTTTTAATACTTGGATTTTTACCATAGCTCGCAATGTCCTGATCGATTTTTACCGCAAAAACAGGACGGTAACCAGTATAGACGACGAAGCCTTTCCTGAGCAGGCCCTAACCGTAGACTTTGACGAACAGTGCCGGCTTATTGAAAATGATGACTGGCGGGAGCTTTACAAAGCCCTAAGTTCATTGAATGAGCGGCAGAGGGATGTAATAGCGCTCAAATACTACGAGAGCTTCAACAACCGGGAGATCGCCAGGATAACGGGAATCAACGAAAGCACGGTGTCCACTCTTTGTGTGCGGGCCATAAAAAAAATGAGGGCTTTAATAAATGTTTCCTGA
- a CDS encoding DUF3574 domain-containing protein translates to MNKRTIAGVVVSILMLLMCAGCSAPASDRGGLAANTEVKYTLYVGLNDKDTYTQIIDSLEAEKKASAICIKYVDGYTLTHGEGAYKDEKGVITKENSLIYTFFNVTDAQMKSIMNEMLKELNQNSILIEKQKVNYDFYDGEKL, encoded by the coding sequence ATGAACAAACGAACTATAGCCGGGGTTGTCGTTAGCATTCTTATGCTGCTTATGTGCGCAGGCTGTTCAGCTCCAGCTTCTGACCGAGGTGGTCTGGCCGCCAATACTGAGGTCAAATACACCCTGTATGTCGGCTTGAATGACAAGGATACATATACCCAGATCATCGACAGCCTGGAAGCGGAAAAGAAGGCCTCTGCCATATGTATCAAATATGTTGACGGTTATACCCTAACCCACGGTGAGGGGGCGTATAAGGATGAAAAAGGTGTGATTACCAAAGAAAACAGCCTTATCTACACCTTCTTTAATGTTACCGATGCGCAGATGAAAAGTATCATGAATGAGATGTTGAAGGAGCTCAACCAGAACTCCATACTGATAGAAAAACAAAAGGTAAACTATGATTTTTATGATGGAGAAAAGCTATGA
- a CDS encoding sensor histidine kinase — MKESKHTKAYLISGLIFAILFSHLPVIYTLFYHNLTGAPTAAGGSINLTRLSPVRTIILDGKWEFYWNRLIVSEPQQDVKSDFLIRVPDYWSRYKIDGNRLPAGGFASYRLTLQGIDYPRPLTVYLPDFGGAYRVFIDGVLAAESGMVSKDTPKIFTVPQAKLYPVTLSAGEAHQVVIEAASTRFSGLYMAPVLKDYDRAVQEVSARDTIRFILFGTVLFSFFALIILYTLSLRKGIRSAWLPAMIFFVLLRIMLTTEFYSVWQRGVFFNLSYEATNELMFFATFVLKFLLIFLVQEQFGIAFSRKEKWFFLLYYTAIYLMYLFIPHGIYNQYLTIPLPVSTFALELYSFFKVYFGRHQLKKFGMLIFWGVILAISGLIIDCYYINGNIYLNLSLTLLVSLSAYLMILSLVYALRTADVYNDLAVSSSRLALAKSQIAMQKDYYDTLSGQINEIRGIKHDLRHFVGVIRRLTEEGRYAELERFLSEYAEKTETDPLPVFCENIVANSILGYYSLKAKEGGIPFHCACSIPRQLSISDSDLCVVLGNALENAIEACGNLDNPDARFLSAEARTINDQLLLKIENSYNGCLNIQDGGYLSTKNGEFHGIGLQNIKKVVEVCGGFVKTEHSGKVFTLMAAFPNPCGAEEGQAGNQPDSSIRSS, encoded by the coding sequence ATGAAGGAATCAAAGCATACGAAAGCCTATCTGATCTCGGGGCTGATCTTCGCGATCCTATTTAGCCATCTGCCGGTTATATATACCCTGTTTTACCATAACCTGACCGGCGCTCCGACAGCGGCAGGCGGAAGCATCAATCTAACGCGGCTTTCCCCTGTCCGGACAATCATTCTGGACGGAAAGTGGGAATTTTATTGGAACCGCCTGATTGTCTCCGAACCGCAGCAGGATGTCAAGTCGGATTTTCTTATCAGGGTGCCGGATTATTGGTCGAGGTACAAAATTGACGGAAACCGGCTGCCCGCGGGCGGGTTCGCAAGCTATCGGCTTACGCTGCAAGGGATTGACTATCCCCGTCCCCTCACTGTCTACCTGCCGGATTTCGGCGGCGCGTACCGCGTCTTCATCGATGGCGTATTAGCTGCGGAAAGCGGTATGGTATCAAAGGATACGCCGAAAATCTTTACGGTTCCCCAGGCGAAACTCTACCCGGTGACGCTATCCGCGGGAGAGGCGCACCAGGTGGTGATCGAGGCAGCGAGCACTCGGTTTTCCGGATTGTATATGGCCCCTGTTTTAAAGGATTACGACCGAGCCGTACAAGAAGTCAGCGCTCGAGACACTATCCGGTTTATTCTGTTCGGGACCGTGCTGTTTTCCTTTTTTGCTCTGATCATTTTATACACGCTGTCTTTACGAAAGGGAATACGCTCCGCGTGGCTTCCGGCGATGATCTTTTTCGTGCTCTTGCGCATCATGCTGACCACGGAGTTTTACAGCGTCTGGCAGAGGGGTGTATTTTTTAATCTCTCCTATGAAGCCACCAACGAGCTGATGTTTTTTGCCACCTTCGTGCTTAAATTCCTTTTGATTTTTCTGGTCCAGGAGCAATTCGGGATCGCTTTTTCCCGAAAGGAAAAATGGTTTTTTCTCCTTTATTATACCGCGATCTACCTCATGTATCTGTTCATCCCGCACGGGATATACAATCAGTATCTGACGATTCCGCTGCCCGTCTCCACCTTTGCTTTGGAGTTATATTCCTTTTTTAAGGTTTACTTCGGGCGGCACCAGCTGAAAAAGTTCGGTATGCTGATTTTCTGGGGCGTTATCCTGGCCATTTCCGGGTTGATCATTGACTGCTATTATATCAACGGCAATATTTATCTCAATCTGTCGCTGACCCTGCTGGTTTCGCTTTCGGCCTACCTGATGATCCTCAGCTTGGTTTACGCCTTGCGTACCGCGGACGTGTACAACGATTTGGCGGTATCTTCTTCCCGGCTGGCGCTGGCCAAGAGCCAGATTGCCATGCAAAAGGACTATTATGATACCCTAAGCGGGCAGATAAACGAGATCCGCGGGATCAAGCACGATCTCCGCCATTTTGTCGGCGTGATCAGGAGGCTGACTGAGGAGGGACGCTATGCTGAATTGGAACGTTTTTTGAGCGAATACGCAGAAAAAACCGAAACCGATCCGCTTCCGGTATTTTGCGAAAATATCGTGGCTAACTCCATTTTAGGATATTATTCTTTAAAGGCAAAGGAAGGCGGCATTCCGTTTCACTGTGCCTGCAGCATCCCAAGACAACTTTCGATAAGCGACAGCGACCTTTGTGTCGTTTTGGGCAACGCCTTGGAAAACGCAATCGAGGCGTGCGGGAATCTGGACAATCCGGATGCGCGGTTCCTATCGGCGGAGGCGCGAACCATCAACGACCAACTGCTTTTGAAAATCGAAAATTCCTATAACGGTTGCCTGAACATCCAAGACGGGGGCTATCTTTCAACCAAAAACGGAGAATTCCACGGAATAGGCCTGCAGAATATCAAAAAGGTTGTGGAAGTCTGCGGGGGATTCGTTAAAACAGAACACAGCGGGAAGGTTTTCACCCTGATGGCCGCGTTTCCCAATCCATGCGGTGCAGAGGAAGGTCAGGCCGGCAATCAGCCGGATTCCTCCATTCGTTCATCATAA
- a CDS encoding LytR/AlgR family response regulator transcription factor → MKNSSFKKYWGMEFFTLQGGGFMPIKIAICDDTVEDIELLSSALYTYDPSFEIITYTNGETLIDEFRDSSLFADILFLDIYMPGINGVKTAQRLRVERKDLKIIFISSSKEHYPQAYEVFAFNYLLKPFDRERLYRVLDRAIDEICRERSHKIRFSYKSTVYSVDCRDILYIESRDKLILFHLADGSTLQCYGKLDGIAKELPEQSFIRCHQSFIVNTFYVTELGENHFRVGQVVIGISKKHLKHAKDQYYASLFSHMGRGQWG, encoded by the coding sequence ATGAAAAACAGCAGCTTTAAAAAGTACTGGGGAATGGAATTTTTTACTTTGCAGGGAGGTGGTTTTATGCCGATTAAAATTGCCATTTGCGATGACACAGTGGAGGATATCGAGTTGTTGTCAAGTGCTCTTTATACATACGACCCTTCTTTTGAGATTATCACCTATACAAACGGAGAAACGCTGATCGATGAATTCCGAGATTCCAGCCTCTTCGCCGACATCCTTTTTTTGGATATCTATATGCCGGGAATCAACGGCGTAAAGACGGCGCAGAGACTACGCGTCGAGAGAAAGGATCTCAAAATCATTTTCATTTCGTCGAGCAAAGAGCATTATCCGCAGGCGTATGAGGTATTCGCCTTCAATTATCTTCTGAAGCCATTCGACAGGGAACGATTGTATCGTGTGCTGGATCGCGCCATCGATGAGATCTGCAGGGAACGCAGCCATAAAATCCGCTTCAGCTACAAATCGACCGTGTACAGCGTGGACTGCCGCGATATCCTCTATATAGAAAGCCGCGACAAACTCATCTTGTTTCATCTGGCAGACGGAAGCACCTTGCAGTGCTACGGAAAACTGGACGGGATTGCCAAAGAGTTGCCTGAGCAGTCCTTCATCCGTTGCCACCAGAGCTTTATCGTCAATACTTTCTACGTCACGGAATTGGGGGAAAATCACTTCCGTGTCGGACAGGTTGTGATCGGTATTTCCAAAAAGCATTTGAAACATGCCAAAGATCAATATTACGCATCCTTATTTTCTCATATGGGCAGAGGACAATGGGGATGA
- a CDS encoding QueT transporter family protein, with product MKEIFSPFKSKEKLLQIVICALIFIGMAVPFKVMVLIKGLTEVRPVNAVPIVAGLLLGPAGAWGCALGNLIADGFGTFSQASALGFIGNFIAAYLPYKLWHITKKRETPNVKSSKNIVKFILIAALAALATAIIIACGLDVLFGMWIPSVFWIIFFNDLGFSILIGLPVFIVLTSEESTLKITLPERCPKKGMGKSDFPIEYLLLSAVVLSELVLLWMISLGMKMSAFPLMAAVGGISMLSLLILLIRSDGC from the coding sequence ATGAAGGAGATCTTTTCACCTTTTAAGTCCAAAGAGAAATTACTGCAAATCGTTATATGTGCCTTAATATTTATCGGGATGGCTGTACCCTTTAAGGTTATGGTACTTATCAAAGGCCTTACCGAGGTACGCCCTGTCAATGCAGTACCGATTGTAGCAGGACTCTTGCTTGGACCTGCCGGAGCATGGGGCTGTGCTCTGGGCAACCTGATTGCCGATGGTTTCGGAACCTTTTCCCAAGCTTCTGCGCTTGGCTTCATTGGTAATTTCATAGCTGCTTATCTGCCTTATAAGCTTTGGCATATCACAAAGAAGAGGGAAACTCCTAATGTAAAAAGCTCTAAAAATATTGTCAAATTCATTTTAATTGCTGCTCTGGCCGCCCTTGCTACCGCCATAATCATTGCCTGTGGTTTGGATGTACTGTTTGGTATGTGGATTCCGTCTGTTTTTTGGATTATTTTCTTTAACGATTTAGGGTTTTCAATTCTTATTGGTTTGCCGGTTTTTATTGTTCTTACCTCTGAGGAAAGCACTCTGAAAATTACGTTACCGGAAAGATGCCCTAAAAAAGGGATGGGAAAGTCAGATTTCCCTATAGAATACTTGTTGCTGTCGGCAGTTGTACTGAGTGAATTAGTTTTGCTTTGGATGATCAGTTTAGGAATGAAGATGTCTGCCTTTCCTTTAATGGCTGCTGTGGGTGGAATTTCCATGTTATCTCTGTTAATTTTATTGATTAGGAGTGATGGATGTTAA
- a CDS encoding DMT family transporter, with product MTRTESNIILFSITLCWASSYIFSKNIPASMSPFAYLTMTTGVASIIVGIVFFKKLKEFDLKTLQRSLVIAAIICVNLIFERIGITRIPASTASFISSLTIVFVPLLLLLFKQRPSRNNLVGITLILTGLVFTSGIKLGASLDYGVLAMAAACFFMAVYIIIVDSFTKKSDPLLLGIGQMFFTAIIGFVLWFIEEPKTFLTLTYTNEILANIFLLAFFAKAYAYIMLMYSQKYASPIAVTVISSTEPVVTLGLALLIPNSFGQTEVLTNGKMVGAVFIIVGAIFAGTNFLNRRKRLDQGIPLANSTHGG from the coding sequence ATGACACGTACTGAGTCAAATATTATTTTATTCTCCATCACTCTTTGCTGGGCCTCATCTTATATCTTTAGCAAGAATATCCCCGCTTCTATGTCACCTTTTGCCTATTTGACAATGACGACAGGCGTTGCCAGCATCATCGTGGGCATTGTGTTTTTTAAAAAACTGAAAGAGTTTGATCTGAAGACCCTGCAAAGAAGCCTGGTCATTGCAGCTATTATCTGCGTTAATCTGATTTTTGAAAGGATAGGCATTACTCGGATACCGGCTTCTACGGCCAGTTTCATTTCCTCCTTAACTATTGTATTTGTACCCCTTTTGTTGCTTTTATTTAAGCAAAGACCCAGCCGAAACAATTTAGTGGGCATTACGCTCATTTTAACCGGGCTTGTTTTCACCAGCGGTATAAAACTAGGAGCTTCCCTTGATTATGGTGTTCTTGCGATGGCGGCTGCCTGCTTTTTTATGGCCGTATATATAATAATCGTTGACAGTTTTACTAAAAAGAGTGATCCCCTGCTGCTGGGGATCGGGCAGATGTTTTTTACGGCAATTATCGGCTTTGTTTTGTGGTTCATTGAGGAACCAAAAACCTTTTTAACGTTGACGTATACCAATGAAATTCTTGCCAATATTTTTCTTTTAGCTTTTTTTGCTAAGGCTTACGCTTATATCATGCTTATGTATTCTCAGAAATATGCTTCCCCTATTGCCGTGACCGTTATTTCCTCTACAGAGCCGGTAGTAACCCTGGGGTTGGCTTTACTTATTCCAAACTCTTTTGGGCAGACAGAAGTCTTGACAAATGGAAAAATGGTTGGTGCTGTATTCATTATTGTGGGTGCCATTTTTGCAGGTACAAACTTTCTAAATAGAAGAAAAAGGCTTGATCAAGGGATACCTTTGGCTAATTCAACTCATGGAGGCTGA
- a CDS encoding DUF3574 domain-containing protein, producing MFKIVKKVFVSVVGVIVIGLCFFLSGCAAQQEPQANQTTKYTMYIGLNDKDKYTQLISYEEAEKEVSDIALKYVDGFTELYAKGAYKDDKGILVHENSLVFEFYSVTDQQMKAIMDEVLKKLNQKSILIEKQTVNDEFYEGVKQ from the coding sequence ATGTTTAAAATTGTGAAAAAAGTATTTGTTTCAGTTGTTGGGGTCATTGTCATTGGGTTGTGTTTTTTTCTTTCCGGCTGTGCAGCGCAACAAGAGCCACAGGCAAATCAGACTACTAAATACACCATGTATATTGGCTTAAATGACAAGGATAAGTACACACAGCTTATTTCTTATGAGGAAGCTGAGAAGGAGGTAAGTGATATCGCCTTAAAATACGTGGATGGATTTACGGAACTTTACGCTAAGGGCGCGTATAAGGATGATAAAGGTATATTAGTTCATGAGAACAGTCTTGTATTTGAGTTTTACTCTGTCACCGACCAGCAAATGAAAGCCATCATGGATGAGGTGCTGAAAAAACTCAATCAAAAATCAATACTTATAGAAAAACAAACGGTCAATGACGAATTTTATGAGGGTGTAAAGCAATGA
- a CDS encoding ABC transporter substrate-binding protein — translation MKKLLNICLLVVLIFMSTSCSQKEKSSERELNIPVLADAAWLKADGAFYNGVQLAVEEANTEYSGKGFKIITSVIDDKDLYETGVEMATKAAEDETVTAVFNLQNFDVSKTTADILAGNGKLVLFPYGAYDSLFTKDNPYVLNGIPAFSDLGKAMAEYAVKKGYKRIAIYHNGNQSQEELVTAFELDLLNTGTKVVDYVPSIASKNEFDNIYSRWQALNVDCVVISQYGLDRAFEVLKMLRSRDAKIAVIGEPIFDSANALAENKAIAEGMAVPSTLVIEDSQKLKEFKERYRKKYGKEADIWAVQGYDMLRLVVDTAVKLDTNDPAKIAAALHNQKGYQGIGRNIAFTKGGAMITDVKKLPILICRDGRFQ, via the coding sequence ATGAAAAAGCTGTTGAACATCTGTTTATTAGTGGTATTGATTTTTATGTCGACATCATGCAGTCAGAAGGAAAAAAGCAGTGAACGTGAGCTTAATATTCCGGTATTAGCCGACGCAGCTTGGCTGAAAGCCGATGGAGCGTTTTATAATGGCGTGCAGTTGGCTGTGGAGGAGGCAAACACCGAGTATTCCGGCAAGGGGTTCAAGATCATAACTTCGGTTATTGATGATAAAGATTTATACGAAACCGGAGTAGAAATGGCAACAAAAGCAGCTGAAGATGAGACTGTAACTGCAGTATTTAATTTGCAAAACTTTGATGTCTCTAAAACGACAGCAGATATACTGGCTGGAAATGGAAAGCTTGTGTTATTTCCCTACGGAGCTTACGACAGCCTTTTTACCAAAGACAATCCCTATGTCCTAAATGGTATCCCGGCCTTTTCCGACTTAGGCAAGGCAATGGCAGAGTATGCTGTTAAAAAAGGTTACAAACGAATTGCCATTTATCACAACGGCAATCAGTCCCAGGAAGAACTTGTTACAGCATTTGAACTTGACCTGTTAAATACTGGGACAAAAGTCGTGGATTATGTACCGTCCATTGCTTCGAAAAATGAGTTTGACAACATCTACAGCCGCTGGCAGGCCTTGAATGTGGATTGTGTGGTTATTTCTCAGTATGGTCTTGACCGTGCCTTTGAAGTGCTGAAAATGCTTCGCAGCAGAGATGCGAAGATAGCCGTTATAGGAGAGCCTATTTTCGACAGTGCTAATGCGCTTGCGGAGAACAAGGCAATTGCTGAGGGAATGGCTGTGCCATCGACTTTGGTTATTGAAGACAGCCAAAAACTGAAAGAGTTTAAAGAGCGATATAGGAAAAAATACGGCAAAGAGGCCGATATATGGGCTGTACAGGGTTATGACATGCTGCGCCTTGTCGTGGACACAGCCGTAAAGCTGGATACAAATGATCCGGCAAAAATTGCTGCAGCACTGCATAATCAGAAGGGCTATCAGGGCATAGGAAGGAATATTGCCTTTACTAAAGGCGGAGCAATGATAACGGATGTGAAAAAACTGCCGATATTAATCTGCAGGGACGGCAGGTTTCAGTGA
- a CDS encoding NHLP bacteriocin export ABC transporter permease/ATPase subunit: protein MAFSEQFQKRLENDHQAMEKAFSDLASIVGYSKEKSSPEEKKKAVQGAIEEILSSLGVKVPQVPEEIDDMNARLEYMLRPSGVMRRRVELTGKWWKNTAGPLLGSTKAEDVVAILPTFPSGYVFFDAELGKRVKVNRKTAPKLNSEAYCFYPALPAKKLNVLDLVRFFLHSVASSDFALVFGASLLVSLLGLFTPYMNKQIFDSVIPSGTKSDVLPVAALLAGAAVGSSLFGITRSLVLMRLRDKINLSVQSAAMARIFSLPAGFFKDFSAGELSSRAMSINQLCSLLSDTVLTTLLSALFSFVYIFQMVNYAPTLVRPGLLIIFAMLAVTILTAIFQQRLYDKQMKLSAKLNGLVFGLFSGVQKVKLAGAEKRAFAKWAADYKETARFTFSPPLFLKLKTAISGALTLGGTLLLYYVAGTTKIAPADYIAFSTAYGAVSGAIMSLAGIVLTIANIKPLLQMVKPIFEAIPEIDENKKSVTSLSGTMEVSNVSFRYSPDGPIILDNLSLKVKPGEYIGVVGQSGCGKSTLMRLLLGFEKPEEGAVYFDGYDLETLDVRSVRQCIGVALQNGKLFTENIFSNIIITAPWSTLDDAWKAARMAGLEDEIKAMPMGMHTLISEGSGGISGGQRQRILIARALVSNPKILFFDEATSALDNITQKHVADSLDQLGCTRIVIAHRLSTVKNCDRIIVMNKGKIAEEGSFEELMERKGLFYEFAQRQIS, encoded by the coding sequence GTGGCTTTTAGTGAACAATTTCAAAAACGTTTAGAAAATGATCATCAGGCAATGGAAAAAGCCTTTTCAGACCTGGCCTCGATCGTTGGCTATAGCAAAGAAAAGTCTTCACCTGAAGAAAAAAAGAAGGCTGTGCAGGGTGCAATTGAAGAGATTCTGTCTTCTCTTGGTGTGAAGGTTCCGCAGGTACCAGAGGAAATAGATGATATGAACGCTCGCCTCGAATATATGCTTCGTCCATCCGGAGTGATGCGAAGGCGGGTGGAATTGACTGGAAAGTGGTGGAAAAATACTGCCGGTCCTTTGCTGGGAAGTACTAAAGCTGAGGATGTGGTGGCTATCCTGCCGACCTTTCCTTCGGGCTATGTGTTCTTTGATGCGGAGTTAGGGAAACGGGTAAAGGTTAATAGAAAAACTGCACCAAAACTGAATAGTGAGGCCTATTGCTTTTATCCTGCCTTGCCTGCTAAAAAACTTAACGTCTTGGATTTAGTGCGCTTTTTTTTGCACTCAGTGGCCTCTTCAGATTTTGCTTTAGTATTTGGGGCCAGTCTGCTCGTTAGTTTATTGGGACTTTTCACACCGTATATGAACAAACAAATTTTCGATAGTGTGATTCCGAGCGGTACTAAAAGCGATGTGCTGCCTGTAGCAGCTCTGTTGGCAGGAGCGGCTGTGGGGTCCTCTTTGTTTGGCATAACCCGGAGCCTTGTTTTAATGCGGCTGCGGGATAAGATTAACCTGTCTGTGCAAAGTGCAGCTATGGCAAGGATATTTTCCCTGCCCGCAGGATTTTTTAAGGATTTTTCGGCAGGAGAGTTGAGTTCTCGGGCTATGAGTATAAATCAACTCTGCTCATTGCTTTCGGATACAGTACTGACTACACTGCTTTCAGCACTCTTTTCCTTTGTATATATTTTTCAAATGGTTAACTATGCTCCAACGCTTGTTCGGCCGGGTCTATTGATTATTTTTGCTATGCTGGCGGTTACAATTCTGACAGCAATTTTCCAGCAGAGACTATACGACAAGCAGATGAAGCTGTCCGCAAAATTAAATGGTTTAGTTTTTGGACTTTTTAGCGGCGTACAAAAGGTGAAGCTTGCGGGGGCTGAAAAGCGTGCCTTTGCCAAGTGGGCAGCCGATTACAAAGAAACAGCACGATTTACTTTTTCGCCGCCCCTTTTTTTAAAACTTAAAACGGCGATCTCAGGAGCCCTTACGTTAGGGGGTACGTTACTTCTTTACTATGTGGCAGGAACGACCAAAATAGCGCCCGCCGATTATATTGCCTTCAGCACCGCTTATGGCGCTGTCAGCGGAGCAATCATGTCGTTAGCCGGCATCGTTCTGACTATTGCCAACATCAAGCCGCTTTTACAAATGGTGAAGCCTATCTTTGAGGCGATACCGGAAATAGATGAAAACAAGAAGAGCGTTACCTCCCTTTCTGGTACTATGGAAGTATCCAATGTTTCTTTTCGCTACAGTCCTGACGGACCCATTATCCTTGATAATCTTAGTTTGAAGGTAAAGCCGGGTGAATATATCGGTGTCGTCGGCCAAAGCGGCTGTGGTAAATCGACTCTCATGCGCTTATTGCTGGGCTTTGAAAAGCCTGAGGAGGGTGCAGTGTATTTTGATGGGTATGATTTGGAAACCCTTGACGTACGTTCTGTGCGTCAATGTATTGGTGTGGCCTTACAAAACGGCAAGCTGTTTACCGAGAATATATTTTCCAATATTATTATTACTGCGCCTTGGAGTACCCTTGACGATGCATGGAAGGCAGCTCGTATGGCAGGCCTGGAGGATGAGATCAAGGCTATGCCTATGGGTATGCATACCTTGATCAGCGAGGGCAGCGGCGGCATATCAGGCGGACAGCGGCAGAGAATCCTCATTGCCAGGGCGCTTGTATCTAACCCTAAAATCCTGTTTTTTGACGAGGCGACCAGCGCTCTTGACAACATTACTCAAAAACATGTTGCCGATAGCCTGGATCAGCTTGGGTGTACCAGAATTGTCATAGCTCATCGTCTTTCAACCGTTAAAAATTGTGACCGGATCATTGTAATGAACAAAGGTAAAATTGCAGAAGAGGGCAGCTTTGAGGAGCTCATGGAGAGAAAGGGTTTGTTTTATGAGTTTGCCCAAAGACAGATCAGCTAG